In Halobacteriovorax sp. HLS, one DNA window encodes the following:
- a CDS encoding YceI family protein → MKSIYLISLFLISFNLQASVWHINWQHSKIGFSIGYMGVSEVDGSFLKYEGSFKYDEATKKLSDVDVKIDTSSIDTTNKKRDNHLVKSEFFDSSKFPFMLFRSDKAIYKEGLSTKLDGYLKIKDIQKLVTLSIDLKGIKTDPWDKNKKTLFLEATTEIDRTDFELLWNKKLDDGSTLLSSKVKILLKIEAFEEGVRPAFSRFYLPTKDIKQNKGELLADIESQKIDKIVTPIDSKKRVTSNIVKETNSDKGMVYTLVFGFIIFVLLIIISIFIQLYLTKLLEKLGFSENLTFIIPSTLIIILLTITAHFVAPYMGYGTHPWQ, encoded by the coding sequence ATGAAATCAATCTACCTAATATCTCTATTTCTCATCTCATTCAATTTACAAGCTTCAGTTTGGCACATTAATTGGCAACACTCTAAGATTGGCTTTTCAATTGGATATATGGGTGTATCAGAGGTTGATGGGAGCTTTCTTAAATATGAAGGAAGTTTTAAGTATGATGAAGCAACTAAGAAATTAAGTGATGTAGATGTTAAAATAGATACATCCTCAATTGATACGACCAACAAGAAGCGCGACAACCATCTTGTAAAAAGTGAATTCTTTGATTCTTCTAAATTTCCGTTTATGCTTTTTAGATCAGACAAGGCCATATATAAAGAGGGACTAAGCACTAAATTAGATGGTTACCTTAAAATTAAAGATATCCAAAAATTAGTGACTCTGAGTATTGACTTAAAAGGTATCAAAACTGATCCATGGGACAAGAATAAGAAAACCCTTTTTCTCGAAGCGACTACCGAAATTGATAGAACAGATTTCGAGTTATTGTGGAATAAGAAACTTGATGATGGTTCAACTCTACTATCGAGTAAAGTTAAAATTCTATTAAAGATAGAGGCCTTTGAAGAAGGTGTTAGGCCTGCCTTTTCGAGATTCTACCTTCCCACAAAAGATATTAAACAAAACAAAGGTGAATTGCTTGCAGATATCGAAAGTCAGAAAATTGATAAAATAGTCACCCCGATTGATTCTAAAAAAAGAGTTACTAGCAATATTGTAAAAGAAACTAATTCTGACAAAGGTATGGTCTATACACTGGTATTTGGATTTATCATATTTGTACTTCTAATCATTATTTCAATTTTTATTCAGCTCTATCTAACAAAACTATTAGAAAAGCTAGGGTTTAGCGAGAATCTCACTTTCATTATTCCAAGTACACTTATTATAATACTCTTAACTATTACGGCCCATTTCGTAGCACCTTACATGGGATATGGGACCCATCCCTGGCAATAG
- the yaaA gene encoding peroxide stress protein YaaA: MLVVVSPAKKLDFESEIPSFKTSEPKFLDKSSVLIKSLRKTPADEISKLMKLSDALTKLNVDRYKSFSTPFNDENARAAIYAFMGDTYVGLDARSLKKSDVKYAQKHLRILSGLYGLLGPLDLIQPYRLEMGTRFACAGSKNLYEFWKSDLTKELNKDLKGSEYLVNCASNEYSSAIDFSKLEANVITPVFKEKKNDAYKVVGLFAKRARGMMARYIVENKITKLNELKKFSQDGYTFRSDLSKENELVFTRG; encoded by the coding sequence ATGTTAGTGGTCGTTTCACCAGCTAAGAAGTTAGATTTTGAATCAGAAATCCCAAGTTTTAAAACCAGTGAGCCTAAGTTTTTAGACAAGTCCTCTGTTCTTATAAAAAGCTTGAGAAAAACGCCTGCTGATGAAATATCTAAGCTAATGAAACTCTCTGATGCTCTTACAAAGTTAAATGTTGATAGGTATAAATCTTTTAGTACTCCATTTAATGACGAAAATGCACGGGCCGCAATCTACGCTTTTATGGGTGATACTTATGTAGGGCTTGATGCGAGAAGTTTAAAGAAATCTGATGTAAAATACGCTCAAAAACACTTGCGAATTCTTTCAGGTCTCTATGGCCTACTTGGTCCTTTGGACTTGATTCAGCCCTATCGACTTGAGATGGGAACTCGTTTTGCTTGTGCTGGATCAAAGAACCTTTATGAGTTTTGGAAAAGTGATCTAACTAAGGAGCTTAATAAGGACTTGAAAGGTAGCGAATATCTAGTTAACTGTGCTTCAAATGAGTACTCGAGTGCAATTGATTTTTCAAAGTTGGAGGCGAATGTGATCACGCCTGTTTTTAAAGAAAAGAAGAATGACGCTTATAAGGTTGTAGGACTATTCGCAAAAAGGGCCAGAGGAATGATGGCCAGATATATTGTTGAAAATAAGATTACTAAACTTAATGAGCTTAAGAAATTCTCTCAAGATGGTTACACTTTTAGAAGTGATCTTTCTAAGGAAAATGAATTAGTTTTTACTAGAGGATAG
- a CDS encoding PilZ domain-containing protein → MKNRPLLFIILGLLHIAEPIFKVLYFKANTGFSFSLILNNIFQMNGIRQIFEFWFLFPIGGLALFGVKKWSYPVFVGVQVYSVFTHLNYESFTWPYVSNTPQWPSLAILSCNIGMILYFLLPEIRKPFFDKDMRWWEHRERYTLRIPCSFSSSNNNSLQDAEILNISLSGAFMQVDHKNFKQGDRITVNLSFLDEHISLRAKIVSLHSFEEAKGVGLMFEYETIWEQLHMTKIIKIISKATKKHYKQAMAA, encoded by the coding sequence ATGAAAAATAGGCCTCTGTTATTTATAATCCTTGGATTACTACATATTGCTGAGCCGATATTTAAAGTTTTGTACTTTAAAGCAAACACAGGTTTCTCGTTTTCATTAATACTCAATAATATTTTCCAAATGAATGGTATTAGGCAAATATTTGAGTTCTGGTTTCTATTTCCAATTGGTGGTTTGGCATTATTTGGTGTTAAGAAATGGAGTTACCCGGTATTTGTTGGCGTTCAAGTTTATTCTGTATTCACTCATCTAAATTATGAATCATTTACTTGGCCATATGTTAGTAACACTCCTCAATGGCCTAGTCTTGCAATATTGAGCTGTAATATTGGCATGATCCTCTATTTCTTATTACCAGAAATAAGAAAACCATTCTTTGATAAGGATATGCGATGGTGGGAACACAGAGAAAGATACACTCTACGAATTCCTTGCTCATTTAGCTCTTCTAATAACAACTCACTGCAAGATGCCGAGATTCTCAATATTTCATTGTCAGGTGCATTTATGCAAGTAGACCACAAGAACTTCAAACAAGGTGACAGAATAACTGTTAATTTATCCTTTCTTGATGAGCATATATCCCTTAGAGCGAAGATTGTAAGTCTTCACTCCTTTGAAGAGGCCAAGGGTGTAGGTCTAATGTTTGAGTATGAGACTATTTGGGAACAACTTCATATGACAAAAATTATTAAGATTATTTCTAAGGCCACAAAGAAACACTATAAGCAGGCCATGGCCGCTTAA
- a CDS encoding class I SAM-dependent methyltransferase has translation MEDLFIYSETQIEPEELSPLRTYFDIEQSSQNCVEGLLYRDNELYYRSKERGDIQFNLNELWASHQNKKYSINREPLAKSLGIKGQGMTHVWDLTCGSAKDSILILKFGARVTAFERNPSVAALLLSAREKFNSNSFQINFGSALDYAELLKNDPPDVLYYDPMYPEEGKKKSALPRKEMQVFRELVGNDLDEEEVFKWAKGSGVKRLVVKRGVKSPTLTARPSSKYIGKSARYDLYIF, from the coding sequence ATGGAAGACTTATTTATATATTCAGAGACACAAATTGAACCAGAGGAATTATCTCCTCTTAGAACATACTTTGACATAGAGCAAAGTAGCCAAAATTGTGTCGAAGGGCTTCTTTATCGAGATAATGAACTCTATTATCGCTCTAAAGAAAGAGGTGATATTCAATTTAATCTAAATGAATTATGGGCCTCTCATCAAAATAAAAAATATTCAATTAATCGTGAGCCTCTTGCAAAATCTCTTGGGATTAAAGGACAAGGGATGACTCATGTATGGGATCTAACTTGTGGATCTGCTAAAGATTCGATCTTGATTTTGAAGTTTGGAGCTCGAGTCACCGCCTTTGAGAGAAATCCAAGTGTGGCGGCTCTATTACTAAGTGCAAGAGAGAAATTTAATAGCAATTCATTTCAAATAAATTTCGGAAGCGCACTAGATTATGCAGAGCTATTGAAGAATGATCCTCCAGATGTTCTCTATTACGATCCAATGTATCCGGAAGAGGGTAAGAAAAAAAGCGCACTTCCTAGAAAAGAGATGCAGGTCTTTCGAGAATTGGTAGGTAACGACCTTGATGAAGAGGAAGTGTTTAAGTGGGCAAAAGGCAGTGGAGTTAAAAGACTTGTTGTGAAAAGGGGAGTTAAGTCCCCAACTTTAACTGCGCGCCCTTCTTCTAAATATATCGGAAAGAGCGCTCGTTATGATCTCTATATATTTTAA